The Athalia rosae chromosome 7, iyAthRosa1.1, whole genome shotgun sequence genome window below encodes:
- the LOC105688181 gene encoding sodium/potassium-transporting ATPase subunit beta-2 — translation MTIKDPKHGVPESVNPYERPPSVSTGQSIKTFLYNGSTGAIMGRTPSSWGKIGIFYFIFYGVLAALVAICFWVFFQTLDPRIPTWQLDRSIIGTNPGLGFRPMPPEDNVESTLIWYKGTDRSNYRHWAESLEKFLEVYRKPGLTPGRGSNIHNCDYDQPPAPGQVCDVDVKNWLPCNKENNFNYHKSAPCVFLKLNKIYGWRPSFYNDTDSLPEAMPRELKQHIMELKAKDAKQLNTIWVSCEGENPADMENIGPVNILPRRGFPGYFYPFENSEGYLSPLVAIHFERPRTGILINVECKAWARNIKHDRASGMGAVHFELMID, via the exons ATGACGATCAAAGACCCAAAACACGGCGTCCCCGAATCGGTTAATCCGTACGAAAGACCGCCCAGTGTTTCGACCGGTCAGTCGATAAAAACATTTTTATACAACGGATCAACCGGTGCTATTATGGGGAGAACACCGAGCAGTTGGG GAAAAATTGGAATCTTCTACTTCATATTCTACGGAGTGTTGGCAGCTTTGGTTGCGATTTGTTTTTGGGTGTTCTTCCAAACTCTGGACCCGAGGATACCAACGTGGCAATTGGATAGATCTATAATAGGCACAAATCCTG GCCTGGGCTTCAGACCGATGCCACCCGAGGATAATGTTGAGAGTACATTGATCTGGTACAAAGGAACGGATCGCAGCAATTATCGTCACTGGGCTGAatcattggaaaaatttttagaag TCTACAGAAAGCCTGGTCTGACGCCTGGAAGAGGATCCAACATTCACAACTGCGACTACGATCAACCTCCGGCACCGGGTCAAGTTTGCGACgttgatgtaaaaaattggCTACCGTGTAAcaaggaaaataatttcaactacCACAAGTCTGCGCCATGCGTATTTCTGAAACTCAACAAG ATCTATGGATGGAGACCGTCGTTTTATAACGACACCGATTCCCTGCCAGAAGCTATGCCTCGAGAGCTGAAACAGCACATTATGGAACTTAAGGCTAAGGATGCGAAACAATTGAACACAATTTGGGTATCGTGCGAGGGCGAAAATCCAGCCGATATGGAAAATATCGGTCCTGTAAATATCCTGCCTCGAAGAGGATTTCCCGGATACTTTTATCCCTTCGAGAACTCCGAAGGTTATCTCAGCCCTCTCGTTGCCATCCATTTTGAAAGACCCCGAA cTGGAATTTTGATAAATGTCGAGTGCAAGGCTTGGGCTCGTAATATAAAACATGATCGTGCATCGGGCATGGGAGCTGTCCATTTTGAATTGATGATCGATTAA
- the LOC105688088 gene encoding monocarboxylate transporter 12-B, with amino-acid sequence MAHEPVNRKRKNNGNTNEFETTDIDVDGTGIVPPDGGWGWVIVFASFMIHIVADGVTYSFGIFYSEFLNYFKEGKGKTAWIASILVGITLCSGPISSSFVNKYGCRPVTIAGSILAFACLLASVYAQNVLTMYFTIGIGTGLGFGLIYLPAIVSVTCYFEKYRSLATGIAVCGSGVGTFVFSPLTESLISYFGWRGAMMIISGLVLHCTIFGALFRPLEPPKPKDIPMIVIHSEKNGSLVKVVESNGIKKEENKEKYRSVTSINQMKYSAVKTEDGEGGNNMRGALSQPTLFGKGLGNHSESMTRSFGSGIMRRRDILYQGSLDNIRTKSGSLANSVENIRIHSSLRSLPTANGKHSENFECLPSAEETLGIFQEMLDLSLLKDPVFLLFTFSNFCTSIGFNIPYVYLVAQAEERHMDKVWASYLLSVIGAANTFGRIILGYVSDKPWINRLLVYNLCLTVCGISTALSTFCVSFTSFAFYSTVYGFTAGAYVGLTSVILVDLLGLDRLTNAFGLLLLFQGLASLLGPPVAGWLYDALGSYNPGFWMAGLMIAISGLILFFIPALQRHVQKKNERLQRIDVTL; translated from the exons CTGACGGTGTTACGTATTCATTTGGTATATTTTACTCTGagtttctcaattattttaaagAAGGGAAAGGCAAAACTGCGTGGATCGCTTCGATTCTCGTTGGAATTACACTTTGCTCAG GACCGATCTCTAGCTCCTTCGTAAATAAATATGGATGCAGACCTGTTACGATTGCTGGAAGTATTCTTGCCTTCGCTTGCCTTCTGGCAAGTGTTTATGCACAAAATGTCCTCACTATGTACTTTACGATTGGGATTGGCACAG GTCTTGGTTTTGGGCTCATTTACCTCCCTGCTATTGTAAGCGTGACTTGTTATTTTGAAAAGTATCGTTCACTTGCTACTGGAATAGCAGTATGTGGCTCTGGTGTTGgaactttcgttttttcaccaTTAACTGAGTCTCTGATATCATATTTTGGATGGCGAGGTGCTATGATGATTATATCCGGTTTGGTACTCCACTGTACAATATTTGGTGCACTTTTCAGACCACTGGAACCACCAAAACCGAAGGACATTCCTATGATT GTAATACACTCGGAGAAAAATGGTTCTCTTGTCAAAGTCGTTGAGTCAAATGGTAtcaagaaagaagagaacaaGGAGAAATATCGTAGCGTAACAAGTattaatcaaatgaaatactCTGCTGTAAAGACTGAAGATGGAGAGGGTGGAAATAATATGCGTGGCGCACTCAGCCAACCCACCCTTTTCGGAAAAGGTCTCGGAAATCATTCGGAATCAATGACCAGGTCGTTCGGAAGTGGAATTATGAGACGGCGAGACATTTTATATCAAGGAAGCTTGGACAACATCAGGACCAAGTC AGGATCTTTGGCAAATAGCGTTGAGAATATTAGGATACATTCGTCTTTGAGAAGCCTACCCACTGCAAACGGTAAacattcggaaaatttcgaatgtCTTCCGTCTGCTGAGGAGACTTTGGGTATATTCCAGGAGATGTTGGATCTATCGCTTTTGAAAGACCCTGTATTTTTACTCTTtacattttccaatttttgcaCCAGTATTGGTTTCAACATCCCCTACGTTTACCTGGTG GCCCAAGCTGAAGAGCGACATATGGATAAAGTCTGGGCCAGTTATTTACTTTCCGTTATTGGAGCGGCTAACACATTTGGACGTATAATTTTGGGCTACGTTTCGGACAAGCCTTGGATAAACCGTCTCCTCGTCTATAATCTCTGCCTGACTGTTTGCGGAATTT CCACCGCATTGAGTACCTTCTGCGTCTCATTTACAAGTTTCGCTTTCTACTCAACCGTTTACGGATTTACGGCCGGGGCTTACGTAGGCCTTACATCTGTGATTCTGGTGGATTTGCTCGGTCTAGATCGTCTGACTAATGCATTTGGCCTTCTGTTACTCTTCCAAGGGCTAGCTTCTCTACTCGGCCCTCCAGTAGCAG GATGGTTGTACGACGCTTTAGGATCCTATAATCCAGGATTTTGGATGGCTGGATTAATGATCGCAATTAGTGGtctcattctattttttattcctgcaCTCCAAAGGCACgtacagaagaaaaatgaaagattacAAAGGATAGATGTTACACTTTAG
- the LOC105688139 gene encoding proline-rich protein 36 isoform X1: MVCKENVVSWFGNLSSYKRIDVMCTLLNMCLPFEVRYLGTCVEDLGKRDYNDLRDTEHRANNASDLAELTNLGVTDKRTRRKLSLYMALLHSCNYACAVILYKNLSSVDFQEIVNLLNGTTFTQDDQTLDELLLLYTMALNHPAFTYEQKSVFGNIFAKLQEEEVRLNPPKPVTNSSFKSAQGCTPCATPNDRVGDTETLTNCLIPPPTMQQFHGDMSARNNTIVTGIPPGLTMPPPGLCLPGPDQMSMGSGGAAQYLHLGFPSVNHMPPWSGQVMMSNPVLYQTGDVLAYPSSPLVSRQSSPSQSRSPSRSNSPMSSRRNNAIPRTSSQATQSTSNTLTTSTSTSCTQTSISHSSAASLPSLQPSATSTTTTSSGGSKGQSSLPSQSPLPPSQWSVPPPIAVTAALPPGNSRHSNAEGSMTGQTPAGSSKQTPPPPRLRSTATTVESLRETVGKEIPSFKNNLQNLSIDEIRRLGDEELRELGLPSNAVGQLQSIMKNQTPNGLNLLSSDKKLESSTNVITHPALEHVENEVIRGSDALSEASPTGTKCIPLQQPQHQVLHHHHNHASTNVRRYPTIPPMDPSQMQMYPQPPPVYTAQNTPCYACLTMPVGGVQNRYARCNAQQVYCLTQLQTLRLDPESSRHCSQSSSSESTGSRSPPETPPAAPWVGGVESSAPNQLPTDHTNSGGVVPPHPTISVSSSHQAPQPSMQQPLPEKPRNSRKNPTHYVRHKNQMVNGGPQSIPHCVPFTPQPSHSPITYLQHGHFPSLRPAAGIYSNFSHAAAYGRPTYPTYQPNGEMMYQYPGAHPGHHPGSAGTPPPPSAPAPPQAPYLPPTPVVTYSTVVPPPKVSCYNCGSSNHHAADCKDQTMEDLTKGAQYRLDYTILKQPGECQSSDK, translated from the exons ATGGTGTGTAAAGAGAACGTGGTATCATGGTTTGGGAATCTCTCCAG TTATAAACGTATCGATGTGATGTGCACACTGCTGAATATGTGTCTTCCGTTCGAAGTACGATACCTCGGCACATGTGTCGAGGATCTTGGCAAACGGGACTATAATGATCTTCGAGATACTGAGCACCGAGCCAACAATGCGTCGGATCTTGCAGAGCTCACTAATCTTGGTGTAACAGACAAGAGGACGCGGAGGAAACTTTCCCTCTATATGGCTTTGTTGCACTCGTGTAACTACGCCTGCGCTGTCATTTTGTACAAAAACCTTTCCAGCGTTGATTTTCAAGAGATTGTTAATCTACTGAATGGAACCACATTCACACAGGACGATCAAACCCTGGATGAGCTTCTGCTGTTGTATACAATGGCCTTGAATCATCCAGCATTTACCTACGAGCAAAAATCTGTTTTTGGCAATATTTTTGCAAAActgcaagaagaagaagtcagACTTAATCCTCCTAAACCGGTCACCAACTCCTCATTCAAATCAGCACAA GGATGCACTCCATGTGCTACCCCGAATGACAGGGTGGGGGATACCGAAACTCTAACAAACTGCTTGATACCTCCTCCAACAATGCAGCAATTTCACG gAGATATGTCTGCCAGAAACAACACCATCGTCACAGGAATACCACCTGGTCTGACGATGCCACCACCTGGATTGTGTCTTCCCGGTCCCGATCAGATGTCCATGGGTTCTGGTGGAGCGGCTCAATATCTGCACCTCGGTTTTCCCTCAGTTAATCACATGCCCCCGTGGTCAGGTCAGGTTATGATGAGCAACCCAGTTCTGTATCAAACAGGCGATGTATTGGCTtatccttcttctcctttagTGAGTCGTCAGTCATCTCCATCACAATCCAGATCTCCTAGTCGAAGCAATTCCCCAATGAGTAGTCGTAGGAACAATGCCATCCCACGCACCTCCTCTCAAGCCACTCAGTCTACTTCAAACACCCTGACAACATCCACAAGTACAAGCTGCACTCAAACGAGCATTTCACACTCGAGCGCAGCCTCTTTACCATCCTTGCAGCCATCCGCTACTAGCACTACCACCACTAGCAGTGGCGGTAGCAAAGGACAGTCCTCTCTTCCCAGTCAATCTCCGCTGCCGCCTTCGCAATGGTCTGTTCCTCCACCCATAGCTGTTACTGCAGCCCTTCCCCCAGGCAATTCTCGACACAGTAACGCCGAGGGTTCAATGACAGGTCAAACACCAGCTGGTAGTTCTAAACAGACACCACCTCCTCCACGGCTCAGATCAACGGCTACCACTGTAGAATCTTTGAGAGAAACTGTGGGCAAGGAAATACcaagtttcaaaaataatcTTCAAAATCTATCCATTGACGAG ATTAGGAGATTGGGTGATGAGGAATTGCGGGAATTGGGATTGCCATCAAATGCAGTAGGTCAACTACAAAGTATCATGAAGAACCAAACTCCGAATGGTTTGAATCTGCTTTCGTCTGACAAGAAACTGGAGAGTTCAACCAACGTCATTACACATCCCGCTCTAGAACACGTTGAGAACGAG GTTATCAGAGGAAGTGACGCGTTGAGCGAAGCAAGTCCCACCGGCACAAAATGCATCCCGTTACAGCAACCGCAGCACCAAGTTTtgcatcatcatcataatcaCGCAAGTACGAACGTGAGACGGTATCCGACTATTCCGCCCATGGACCCATCCCAGATGCAGATGTACCCTCAACCACCACCGGTTTACACCGCACAAAACACGCCATGTTACGCTTGCCTAACAATGCCAGTGGGTGGAGTTCAGAATCGTTATGCCAG GTGTAACGCCCAGCAAGTTTACTGCCTTACGCAGCTTCAGACTTTGAGACTGGATCCGGAAAGCAGTCGACACTGTTCTCAGAGCAGTAGTTCCGAAAGTACCGGAAGTCGATCTCCTCCCGAAACACCACCAGCGGCGCCCTGGGTTGGCGGTGTAGAATCTTCAGCTCCAAATCAGTTACCTACAGATCACACCAACTCTGGAGGAGTAGTACCACCTCATCCGACGATTTCCGTGTCGTCATCTCACCAAGCTCCTCAACCTTCTATGCAACAACCCTTACCTGAGAAACCAAGGAACAGTAGGAAAAACCCGACTCACTACGTACGTCACAAAAACCAAATGGTCAACGGTGGGCCGCAAAGTATTCCTCACTGCGTTCCCTTCACACCCCAGCCGTCACATTCGCCAATAACTTACCTCCAGCACGGACATTTCCCATCCCTGAGACCTGCCGCTGGTATCTACTCAAACTTTTCTCATGCTGCGGCGTATGGCAGGCCCACTTATCCCACGTATCAACCAAATGGCGAAATGATGTACCAGTACCCTGGCGCACATCCTGGGCATCATCCTGGCTCAGCAGGAACCCCACCGCCACCCTCAGCGCCAGCTCCGCCTCAAGCACCTTACCTGCCTCCTACTCCGGTGGTTACTTACTCGACAGTAGTACCACCGCCAAAAGTATCTTGCTACAACTGCGGAAGCAGCAATCATCACGCTGCGGATTGCAAGGACCAAACGATGGAAGACCTCACTAAGGGAG CCCAGTATCGACTGGATTATACGATACTCAAACAACCTGGAGAGTGTCAGAGTTCCGACAAGTGA
- the LOC105688139 gene encoding mucin-5AC isoform X2 — MVCKENVVSWFGNLSSYKRIDVMCTLLNMCLPFEVRYLGTCVEDLGKRDYNDLRDTEHRANNASDLAELTNLGVTDKRTRRKLSLYMALLHSCNYACAVILYKNLSSVDFQEIVNLLNGTTFTQDDQTLDELLLLYTMALNHPAFTYEQKSVFGNIFAKLQEEEVRLNPPKPVTNSSFKSAQGCTPCATPNDRVGDTETLTNCLIPPPTMQQFHGDMSARNNTIVTGIPPGLTMPPPGLCLPGPDQMSMGSGGAAQYLHLGFPSVNHMPPWSGQVMMSNPVLYQTGDVLAYPSSPLVSRQSSPSQSRSPSRSNSPMSSRRNNAIPRTSSQATQSTSNTLTTSTSTSCTQTSISHSSAASLPSLQPSATSTTTTSSGGSKGQSSLPSQSPLPPSQWSVPPPIAVTAALPPGNSRHSNAEGSMTGQTPAGSSKQTPPPPRLRSTATTVESLRETVGKEIPSFKNNLQNLSIDEVIRGSDALSEASPTGTKCIPLQQPQHQVLHHHHNHASTNVRRYPTIPPMDPSQMQMYPQPPPVYTAQNTPCYACLTMPVGGVQNRYARCNAQQVYCLTQLQTLRLDPESSRHCSQSSSSESTGSRSPPETPPAAPWVGGVESSAPNQLPTDHTNSGGVVPPHPTISVSSSHQAPQPSMQQPLPEKPRNSRKNPTHYVRHKNQMVNGGPQSIPHCVPFTPQPSHSPITYLQHGHFPSLRPAAGIYSNFSHAAAYGRPTYPTYQPNGEMMYQYPGAHPGHHPGSAGTPPPPSAPAPPQAPYLPPTPVVTYSTVVPPPKVSCYNCGSSNHHAADCKDQTMEDLTKGAQYRLDYTILKQPGECQSSDK; from the exons ATGGTGTGTAAAGAGAACGTGGTATCATGGTTTGGGAATCTCTCCAG TTATAAACGTATCGATGTGATGTGCACACTGCTGAATATGTGTCTTCCGTTCGAAGTACGATACCTCGGCACATGTGTCGAGGATCTTGGCAAACGGGACTATAATGATCTTCGAGATACTGAGCACCGAGCCAACAATGCGTCGGATCTTGCAGAGCTCACTAATCTTGGTGTAACAGACAAGAGGACGCGGAGGAAACTTTCCCTCTATATGGCTTTGTTGCACTCGTGTAACTACGCCTGCGCTGTCATTTTGTACAAAAACCTTTCCAGCGTTGATTTTCAAGAGATTGTTAATCTACTGAATGGAACCACATTCACACAGGACGATCAAACCCTGGATGAGCTTCTGCTGTTGTATACAATGGCCTTGAATCATCCAGCATTTACCTACGAGCAAAAATCTGTTTTTGGCAATATTTTTGCAAAActgcaagaagaagaagtcagACTTAATCCTCCTAAACCGGTCACCAACTCCTCATTCAAATCAGCACAA GGATGCACTCCATGTGCTACCCCGAATGACAGGGTGGGGGATACCGAAACTCTAACAAACTGCTTGATACCTCCTCCAACAATGCAGCAATTTCACG gAGATATGTCTGCCAGAAACAACACCATCGTCACAGGAATACCACCTGGTCTGACGATGCCACCACCTGGATTGTGTCTTCCCGGTCCCGATCAGATGTCCATGGGTTCTGGTGGAGCGGCTCAATATCTGCACCTCGGTTTTCCCTCAGTTAATCACATGCCCCCGTGGTCAGGTCAGGTTATGATGAGCAACCCAGTTCTGTATCAAACAGGCGATGTATTGGCTtatccttcttctcctttagTGAGTCGTCAGTCATCTCCATCACAATCCAGATCTCCTAGTCGAAGCAATTCCCCAATGAGTAGTCGTAGGAACAATGCCATCCCACGCACCTCCTCTCAAGCCACTCAGTCTACTTCAAACACCCTGACAACATCCACAAGTACAAGCTGCACTCAAACGAGCATTTCACACTCGAGCGCAGCCTCTTTACCATCCTTGCAGCCATCCGCTACTAGCACTACCACCACTAGCAGTGGCGGTAGCAAAGGACAGTCCTCTCTTCCCAGTCAATCTCCGCTGCCGCCTTCGCAATGGTCTGTTCCTCCACCCATAGCTGTTACTGCAGCCCTTCCCCCAGGCAATTCTCGACACAGTAACGCCGAGGGTTCAATGACAGGTCAAACACCAGCTGGTAGTTCTAAACAGACACCACCTCCTCCACGGCTCAGATCAACGGCTACCACTGTAGAATCTTTGAGAGAAACTGTGGGCAAGGAAATACcaagtttcaaaaataatcTTCAAAATCTATCCATTGACGAG GTTATCAGAGGAAGTGACGCGTTGAGCGAAGCAAGTCCCACCGGCACAAAATGCATCCCGTTACAGCAACCGCAGCACCAAGTTTtgcatcatcatcataatcaCGCAAGTACGAACGTGAGACGGTATCCGACTATTCCGCCCATGGACCCATCCCAGATGCAGATGTACCCTCAACCACCACCGGTTTACACCGCACAAAACACGCCATGTTACGCTTGCCTAACAATGCCAGTGGGTGGAGTTCAGAATCGTTATGCCAG GTGTAACGCCCAGCAAGTTTACTGCCTTACGCAGCTTCAGACTTTGAGACTGGATCCGGAAAGCAGTCGACACTGTTCTCAGAGCAGTAGTTCCGAAAGTACCGGAAGTCGATCTCCTCCCGAAACACCACCAGCGGCGCCCTGGGTTGGCGGTGTAGAATCTTCAGCTCCAAATCAGTTACCTACAGATCACACCAACTCTGGAGGAGTAGTACCACCTCATCCGACGATTTCCGTGTCGTCATCTCACCAAGCTCCTCAACCTTCTATGCAACAACCCTTACCTGAGAAACCAAGGAACAGTAGGAAAAACCCGACTCACTACGTACGTCACAAAAACCAAATGGTCAACGGTGGGCCGCAAAGTATTCCTCACTGCGTTCCCTTCACACCCCAGCCGTCACATTCGCCAATAACTTACCTCCAGCACGGACATTTCCCATCCCTGAGACCTGCCGCTGGTATCTACTCAAACTTTTCTCATGCTGCGGCGTATGGCAGGCCCACTTATCCCACGTATCAACCAAATGGCGAAATGATGTACCAGTACCCTGGCGCACATCCTGGGCATCATCCTGGCTCAGCAGGAACCCCACCGCCACCCTCAGCGCCAGCTCCGCCTCAAGCACCTTACCTGCCTCCTACTCCGGTGGTTACTTACTCGACAGTAGTACCACCGCCAAAAGTATCTTGCTACAACTGCGGAAGCAGCAATCATCACGCTGCGGATTGCAAGGACCAAACGATGGAAGACCTCACTAAGGGAG CCCAGTATCGACTGGATTATACGATACTCAAACAACCTGGAGAGTGTCAGAGTTCCGACAAGTGA
- the LOC105688179 gene encoding sodium/potassium-transporting ATPase subunit beta-2-like, with protein MEDKKLEQYYSPPPKLGKWEGFRIFLWNSETGQFMGRTGASWAKILLFYVIFYAVLCGFFGAMLAVFYQTLDPNAPKWQLEGSLIGTNPGLGFRPMPPESNVESTLIWYKASDEGNYRHWTKELDKFLESYKKIVPKPGVIDTRVPCDYDSPPPQGKVCNVDVESWHLCNRNNTYNYQKSAPCIFLKLNKIFGWMPATYNDTTDLPSNMPDDLKAHIANEKSRKPKSVNTVWVSCEGENPADVENIGPIQYIPQRGFPGYYFPFTNTPGYLSPLVAVHFEKPKYGVLINIECKAWARNIHHDRFERRGSVHFELMVD; from the exons ATGGAGGATAAAAAACTTGAACAGTATTACTCGCCGCCGCCGAAACTCGGCAAATGGGAGGGCTTCAGAATTTTTCTGTGGAATTCAGAAACCGGACAATTTATGGGACGGACTGGTGCAAGTTGGG CCAAGATATTGCTGTTCTACGTTATATTCTACGCCGTACTATGCGGATTCTTCGGGGCGATGTTGGCCGTTTTTTACCAAACGCTAGATCCGAACGCCCCTAAATGGCAGCTGGAAGGATCGCTGATCGGCACCAACCCCGGTCTCGGTTTCAGACCGATGCCTCCAGAGAGCAACGTCGAGAGCACTTTGATCTGGTACAAGGCCAGCGACGAGGGAAACTACCGTCACTGGACCAAGGAGCTGGACAAGTTCCTCGAAA GTTACAAGAAGATCGTGCCGAAGCCGGGTGTAATCGACACCAGGGTGCCCTGCGACTACGATTCCCCGCCACCGCAGGGCAAGGTCTGCAACGTCGACGTGGAGTCATGGCATCTGTGCAACCGAAACAATACCtacaattaccagaaatcggcGCCCTGCATTTTCCTCAAGCTGAACAAG ATCTTCGGCTGGATGCCGGCGACGTACAACGACACGACCGATTTGCCGAGTAACATGCCCGACGATCTGAAGGCGCACATCGCTAACGAGAAGTCGAGGAAACCGAAGTCGGTCAACACCGTCTGGGTGTCCTGCGAGGGTGAGAATCCAGCGGACGTGGAAAATATCGGTCCTATCCAGTACATCCCGCAGCGAGGTTTCCCGGGATATTATTTCCCGTTCACCAACACCCCGGGATATTTGAGTCCCCTGGTCGCGGTGcattttgaaaaaccaaagt ACGGAGTCCTGATCAACATCGAGTGCAAAGCGTGGGCCCGCAACATTCACCACGACAGATTCGAGCGACGTGGATCGGTTCATTTCGAGCTCATGGTGGATTAA